Sequence from the Ignavibacteria bacterium genome:
CTTGCAATTCTCAACGCGAATTATATGGCGAAACGCTTGGAAAAATTTTATCCAATTTTATATAAAGGTATAAATGCTCGCAACGCGCACGAATTTATTTTGGATTGCCGAGAATTTAAACTGAGTGCGGGAATTGAAGTAGAAGACATTGCAAAGCGTTTAATTGATTACGGATTTCACGCGCCAACTGTTTCATTTCCCGTTGTCGGAACAATGATGATTGAACCAACAGAAAGCGAACAGAAAGATGAACTCGATAGATTTTGTGATGCGTTGATTTCGATAAGAAGAGAAATTGAGGAAATTGAAAACGGAATGTATCCGAAAGAAAATAACGTTTTGAAAAATGCGCCGCACACCGCTGATGTTGTTACCATTGATAATTGGAATTTTCCGTACACACGCGAGAAAGCCGCATATCCAACGAAACACATGCGCGAACGAAAATTTTGGCCCAGTGTCGGTCGAGTGAACAGCGCATACGGTGATAGGAATTTAGTGTGCAGTTGTGTGCCGATGGAGAAGTATTTATATGAAGAAAAAATTTTGCCTTAAAAATCAAAACTCACATTTTTCATTTGATAATCTCAATTCAACTCCCTCGGCAAAGCAAACTCAATCTTCTCATCTACACGTTCGAGGTTTTCTATGCCAATATTGCCAAATTGTTTTATCACTTCATCAATCACATCGCGCACTAAAAATTCCGGAACCGACGCGCCGGAAGTTAAGCCAACTGTTTTCACATTTTCAAACCAATCAAAATTGATTTTCGTTTTGTCTTCAATCAAAAACGATTGTATGCCGAAACGTTTTGACGTTTCCACAAGGCGATTAGAATTAGAACTATTCGCTGAACCAACAACCAAAATCAATTGACATTCATTTGCAAGTTCTTTCACAGAATCTTGTCGGTTTTGTGTTGCGTAACAAATGTCATCCACTTTCGGTGATTCGATTGCGGGAAATTTTTTCTTCAACGCTTCAACAATTTCTTTTGTATCATCGAGCGAAAGCGTTGTTTGAGTGAGATACACAATTTTTCCATCGTTGATCTGTAATTTCTCAACATCATTAACAGTTTGCACAAGCGTCATCTGCGCGTACCCCATTGTTCCCAATGTTTCCTGATGATTTTCGTGGCCGATTAAAATTATGGTGTAACCTTTGCGAAAAAAATCTTGTGCTTCGATATGCACTTTTGTTACGAGCGGACACGTTGCATCAATCGGCAACAATTTGAAATTATTTGCATTCGATTTTACGAGCGGTGAAACTCCGTGCGCACTGAACACAAGATAACTTCCGTTCGGCACATCTTCCACACGTTCGACAAACACTGCGCCTTTGTTTTCCAAATCTTTTACAACGTGCGTGTTGTGCACAATTTGATGATACACGTACACCGTTCCGAATCGCTGCAGACATTCTTCGACGGCAAAAATTGCTCTATCAACACCAGCGCAAAATCCGCGAAAGGGAGCGAGAATAATTTTTTGTAACACGTTCTTTTCGGTATTAGTTAATTGTTATTGGTTAATCGAGCTCGAGAATAAACTAATTATCTATTCACAATTAGCGAATAACCAATAACAAACAACGATTCACTAATTCAGTTGCGCACTCACTCTATCCACCAATGTTCGTTTCGGAACTGCGCCGATGATTTGGTCAACGACTTTTCCACCTTTGAAAATCATCAACGTTGGAATACTGCGAATCCCAAAGTCCATCGAGATTTGCGGATTGGAATCCACATCTACTTTTCCGACTTTGAGTTTGCCGTCGTATTCTTTTGCAAGTTCTTCGACAATCGGCGCAATCATTCTGCATGGACCGCACCACTCTGCCCAAAAATCTACGAGTACCGGAGTTTGTGAATTTATTACTTCTGTTTGAAATGTACTGTCTGTTAATTGTAAAGGTTTCATTTTTGTTGGTTCGTTTGTTGGTTAGTTAGTTAGTTTGTTTAATAAGTAATTGAGTATATGAGATAATGAGAAGTTGAGAATATTGTGTTACGCATATCTCACATCCCACATCTCAAACCGAAAATCATTTCATAATTGAAATCGTATCTTTGCCAAAGAATTGTTGCACTTGTGAAAACAATTCGTGCGAAGGCGTTACGGAATATTTCGTCGCGCGAAATCGTTTTACTCCGTTTCCGTTCAATCCTTTCACATTAATATAACAAGAGCAAGTTCCTGAAAATTGTTCGAGAATTTTTTTCAAATCAAGAATGGATTTTTCCTGCGTTTCATTTGCATCGAGTGAAATCGAAATTCCTTTTGCAAATTTTGTCATTACCTGTTCGATGGGAATTATTTCGTCTACAAGTATTTTCAACGTTTCACCATTCGTATCAGCTTTGCCAATCACCATCACGATATAATCTTCACGAATAAATTGCGAAACTTTCTCGTACGTTTTAGAAAACACGATGCACTCACCTTTCCCCGAAAAATCTTCCAACGTCATAAACGCCATTTGTCCGCCTTTTTTATCAATCTTCTTTTTGATGTCAACGATAATTCCGCAAACGCGAATCGTTGTTCCATTTTGTGCTGAACTCACATCAGAAAATTTCGCCGTTGAAAAATTATTGGCTTCAATTTCGTACTGCTGCAACGGATGTCCCGAAACATAAAACCCAAGAACAGATTTTTCTCTCGCCAATGTTTCACGCTGACTCCAGTGAAGTTTATCATCGAGCGGAGGAAATTTTATATGCTCATCATTTTTTGATGCGCCGCCAAAAAGTCCCGATTGATTGCGCGAATAATGTTCTTGCACCGATTGTCCGAAAATTATCAATCGCTCGACAGAAGCAAACAACGACGCGCGATTTTTATTCAAAGAATCAAATGCTCCGGCGCAAATCAATCCTTCGAGTGTACGTTTATTCACAAGACGCAAATCAACATTCTTCACAAACTCAAAGATGTTAGAAAATTTCTTTAACTCTTTTTTTGCGCGCAAAATATTTTCAACGGCAGTTTCGCCAACGCCTTTTATAGCGCTCATTCCGAATCGAATTCCATCATTCGTTACGGTGAAATCAACATCGCTTTCGTTCACATCAGGCGGAAGAATTTTTATTCCGAGTTGTCGGCAATCGTCAATAATTTCTGCAATGCGTTTGTTATCATCTAATTCCGTTGAAAGCGATGCGGCGATAAATTCATTCGGATAGTACGTTTTCAAATACGCAGTTTGATACGCAATCATAGCATACGCAACGCTATGCGATTTGTTGAATCCGTACGATGCAAACTTATCAATCAAATCAAAAATCTCTTTCGCAGTTTTTTCTTTCACTCCATTTTCTACTGCGCCTTTCACGAATTCTTTTTGCTGCTTCGCCATCAACTCTTTATCTTTTTTTCCCATCGCGCGCCGCAACAAATCTGCTTGTGCAAGCGTGAATCCCGCTATCTCACTCGCCATTTTCACCACTTGCTCTTGATACACAATAACGCCGTACGTTTCTTTTAAAACCGGCTCGAGTTTCGGATGCAAATATTCGATTGTTTGTTTTCCGTGTTTGCGCAAAATAAAATCGTCAATCATTTCCATTGGACCGGGACGATACAGCGCGTTCATTGCAACTAAATCAGTGAACGCATTCGGTTTCAACTTGCGAAGCGAATCTCTCATTCCAGCACTTTCAAACTGAAACACGCCAGTTGTCAATCCTTTTGCAAATAATTCAAAAACTTTTTCATCTCCTTCAGGAATTTTTTCCACATCAATATCAACGTTATGATTTTGTCGAATCATCTTCACGGCAATTTCCAACACGCGCAATGTTTTCAACCCGAGAAAATCCATTTTCAGCAAACCGACTTTCTCCAAATCGCCCATTGGATATTGCGTTATGTTCACTTCGCTGTTCGGTGCTTTGCACAACGGAACGTATTCATCAATTGGTCCCGGCGCAATCACCACTCCCGCCGCGTGAACACTCGCGTTGCGATTCATTCCTTCCAGCACAAGCGAAACATCAAGCCACTCCTGAATTTTTTCATCGGTGTTTTTTCGTATTTCTTTCAACTCAGGGATTTCTTTGAACGCTTTAGATAGCGGCATCACTTCGCCTTGAATTGTCGGAATCTGTTTAGTCAGCGGTTCAATCGTTGAAAGTGGAATTCCCATCACTCTGCCGACATCTTTCAACACTGCTTTCGATTGCAATGTGTTGAACGTAATAATTTGTGAAACTGCTTTCTCTCCGTATTTTCTTTTCACATATTGAATAACCAACTCGCGTTTCGTATCAGTAAAATCAATATCAATATCGGGCATCGAAACTCTATCGGGATTTAAAAATCTTTCGAAGAGTAAATCATATTTCAGCGGGTCAAT
This genomic interval carries:
- the ispH gene encoding 4-hydroxy-3-methylbut-2-enyl diphosphate reductase; the protein is MLQKIILAPFRGFCAGVDRAIFAVEECLQRFGTVYVYHQIVHNTHVVKDLENKGAVFVERVEDVPNGSYLVFSAHGVSPLVKSNANNFKLLPIDATCPLVTKVHIEAQDFFRKGYTIILIGHENHQETLGTMGYAQMTLVQTVNDVEKLQINDGKIVYLTQTTLSLDDTKEIVEALKKKFPAIESPKVDDICYATQNRQDSVKELANECQLILVVGSANSSNSNRLVETSKRFGIQSFLIEDKTKINFDWFENVKTVGLTSGASVPEFLVRDVIDEVIKQFGNIGIENLERVDEKIEFALPRELN
- the dnaE gene encoding DNA polymerase III subunit alpha; translated protein: MSEFVHLHNHSHYSLLDGAATIEGIVGAAVENKMPAVALTDHGVMDGCVEFYFEAKKAGIKPIIGSEFYIAPHGTSRFDKSARVEGKDKDKGRGVYNHLVLLAKNELGYKNLIKLSSIAHAEGFYYKPRIDFEILKQYYEGIVCLSACPVGVIADYLVMKNYDKAKAVCKDYTDLFGQDFYLELQDHGLEVEKPILEFLPKFAKEFGLKLICSNDNHYIKQEHSLAHNVMLLIPEASQNGAPLNYKDLKYGTDQIYFKSAEEMQKLFKQFPQAITSTMEVADKCNVTFKEKENHFPNFLLPSDAGGKTLDEYLAKLAYDGVRKRYPNFDNDIESRLKHELTTIKKMGYAGYFLIVQDFIREARKMGVWVGPGRGSAAGSIVSYSLDITTIDPLKYDLLFERFLNPDRVSMPDIDIDFTDTKRELVIQYVKRKYGEKAVSQIITFNTLQSKAVLKDVGRVMGIPLSTIEPLTKQIPTIQGEVMPLSKAFKEIPELKEIRKNTDEKIQEWLDVSLVLEGMNRNASVHAAGVVIAPGPIDEYVPLCKAPNSEVNITQYPMGDLEKVGLLKMDFLGLKTLRVLEIAVKMIRQNHNVDIDVEKIPEGDEKVFELFAKGLTTGVFQFESAGMRDSLRKLKPNAFTDLVAMNALYRPGPMEMIDDFILRKHGKQTIEYLHPKLEPVLKETYGVIVYQEQVVKMASEIAGFTLAQADLLRRAMGKKDKELMAKQQKEFVKGAVENGVKEKTAKEIFDLIDKFASYGFNKSHSVAYAMIAYQTAYLKTYYPNEFIAASLSTELDDNKRIAEIIDDCRQLGIKILPPDVNESDVDFTVTNDGIRFGMSAIKGVGETAVENILRAKKELKKFSNIFEFVKNVDLRLVNKRTLEGLICAGAFDSLNKNRASLFASVERLIIFGQSVQEHYSRNQSGLFGGASKNDEHIKFPPLDDKLHWSQRETLAREKSVLGFYVSGHPLQQYEIEANNFSTAKFSDVSSAQNGTTIRVCGIIVDIKKKIDKKGGQMAFMTLEDFSGKGECIVFSKTYEKVSQFIREDYIVMVIGKADTNGETLKILVDEIIPIEQVMTKFAKGISISLDANETQEKSILDLKKILEQFSGTCSCYINVKGLNGNGVKRFRATKYSVTPSHELFSQVQQFFGKDTISIMK
- the trxA gene encoding thioredoxin, with the translated sequence MKPLQLTDSTFQTEVINSQTPVLVDFWAEWCGPCRMIAPIVEELAKEYDGKLKVGKVDVDSNPQISMDFGIRSIPTLMIFKGGKVVDQIIGAVPKRTLVDRVSAQLN